Within Rothia sp. ZJ932, the genomic segment TGATCCGATGAAGGGCGTCATACAGTTCTTTGGGCACAGTAAGCAAGGCATTCCAGTCATAGGAAGCGCCTGCGTCGTTGATCCCACCTACGTGACCTGCACCAACGGTTCTCAGCAGCTCTCAGCTAACGCCACTGAATTCATTCCCCAGTAAATTTACCTGTCAGAATCGCAACACACAGATAAAGACCTCGTTCCCCTATTGTAGGGAATCGGGGTCTTTACTGTATATCGTTCTTTACGCCAACCTCTTGACGAGCACCACGCTGTCTTCGAAGGTCATGGGTTCAGGGTTGCCGTGGTGGGTGCCTTGCCGCGTCCAGATATCGGCGGTGATGACCTGCCATTCATCAGGAGCCAGTTCGAGAGCGGCAAGATCGTCTTGAGGTTGCGGGAACATCGCCCGCTCGAAGTCTTTTTCGACCCCAGAGGGCGGGGCGGCATGGGCGGTAATCAGCAGGTGACCGCCCACGGCTACAGCCTGAGTGGCGCGCTGAAGAATCTCTGCGCGGTCAAGTGCTACCGGTGATTGCAGAAAGGACGCACTCACCAAATCGTAGTGTTTACTGGGTTGCCAGATGCTCAAATCAGTAATGAGAAACTCGATTCGATCTGCCAACCCGTTGCGCTGAGCGGCTTCGTGCGCTCTGCTCACCGCTGTTGCCGAGAGTTCAAGCCCGGTGGCGTGCCAGCCCTGTGTAGCTAACCACAGCACGTCCCCGCCTTCACCCGAGCCAAGGTCAAGGGCGCGTCCTGCAGGTAGAGAAGCCGCAACTTTTTCGAGAACCGCGTTAGCATTGCCCGACCATATGCGATCAGAAGTGCCGTAGCGTTGCTCCCAGAACTCTTGCGGATTCATGGTGGGGTCTATATCGTGCATTGACATGGGGTGCGCCTTTCGTGAAGTCTCAAACAGGGGTAAAGCAATGGCAGGGTTTCAGAAGTGAAGCCCTGCCATTGTATCTATATAAGCCAACGCAGGTTTCCCCGTATCAGGGTGAGATGCCAGTAAAAATGAACTATTTTGGTGTCACAAAAGCAAAATAAAACCACATGGCGTGAGATTGTGCATGATTCGATTTTTATCTTATGAACCCGCTTACAAAGCAGAGTGACTAAGTACATCATGAGACCCTGCTCAGCCACGGTAGCCGCCGGAGTCTCCTATGAGAAAAACCTCCCTTGAAGATTTTCGCCATAGCCACTATTCATTCCCCAAGCACTCATCGGTTCAAGCAGCGGAGTTGGTGAAACTTCGGTGACTTTCCACAAAACATCAGCTCTGTTTATCGCTTATCTCACACCCACACTTCTATACTGAGATTTTGGAACCGCTTTGACCGCACCTCACTACCTTCACGAAAGAAGACTATGAGTTACACACCCCGCTGGCGCCGTTTCATCTCGGTAACAGCCCTCGTTTCAGCTACCTTTGTGGGTACCTCCACTCTGGCAACCGTACCCACCGCTTTTGCCGCAGAAACTCTTACTATCGCAGAGATTCAAGGAACCGGCGAAACAAGCCCCGTCGCATCCAAAGAAGTAACAACCACCGGCATTGTTACCGCGGTCTACGCAACGGGCGGTCTCAACGGCTACTTCATTCAGACTGAAGGTTCAGCATCACTGGATTTCACTCCCGGCGCGTCTGACGGCGTATTCATTTATTCTCCCGATACTGCCTCATCTGTAACCCACGGCGATTTAGTGACCGTCACCGGCACCGTCTCGGAATACAAGGGGCAAACGCAAATTTCTGTGAAAAACGGTGGGCTCACCATTCTCAGCGGTGGTCACAGCCTACCGGCTATCACCGGGGTACTCCCCGAGGACGCGAGCGCCCGCGAAGCCCTTGAGGGCATGCTGGTACAGCCTACCGGGTCTATTACTGTCACCGATAATTACGGCGCTAACCGCTACGGTTCTTTCTCTTTAGTAAACGGTGAGAAGCCCTTGCGCACGGCAACCGATGTGGTGGCTCCCGGCGCTGCTGCTATTGAGTACGAGGCAGCAAATAAGGCTAAGGCTTACGTTCTTGATGATGGTTCTACCGCGGATTACACCCGAGGTGGTTCCTCAACCCCTGTTCCCTACATTGGCACCGCGACCCCCTTGCGGGTGGGTGCGTCCGCCACTTTCGCCAAGCCCGTCATTATGAGTTTCAGCTTTGGCGCATGGACCTTGCAGCCCACTGCCCCGGTGAGCGGGAAAACCGCTGACAGTGACTTGCCGGTGAGCTGGACTAATACCCGTGAAGCTGCCCCCGATGCTGTGGGCGGGGAGTTAAGCATTTCTAGCTTCAACGTTCTCAACTACTTTTCAACCACCGGTGATGAGCTGACCGGTTGCAAGTACTACACTGACCGCGAGAAGAACCCGATTACTGTCTCGGGTGGTTGCGATGCCCGCGGTGCTGCAAACCAGGAGAACTTTGAGCGTCAGCAGGCAAAAATTGTAGCCGCAATCAATACCCTTGATGCTTCGGTAATTTCCCTAGAAGAAATCGAAAACTCAGC encodes:
- a CDS encoding cyclopropane-fatty-acyl-phospholipid synthase family protein; translated protein: MSMHDIDPTMNPQEFWEQRYGTSDRIWSGNANAVLEKVAASLPAGRALDLGSGEGGDVLWLATQGWHATGLELSATAVSRAHEAAQRNGLADRIEFLITDLSIWQPSKHYDLVSASFLQSPVALDRAEILQRATQAVAVGGHLLITAHAAPPSGVEKDFERAMFPQPQDDLAALELAPDEWQVITADIWTRQGTHHGNPEPMTFEDSVVLVKRLA